A segment of the Prochlorococcus marinus str. MIT 9215 genome:
TGATATGAGTGGGGAGAAATTACTTACTCTAATGAGAGAACAGGCTGTGCAATACGGTACAGACTATAGAAGAGCACAAGTGTTTGGAATAGACGCTAGTGGAGAATGGAAAATGGTTTATACACCAGAAGGTACGTTCAAAGCTAAAGCACTTGTTCTCGCAAGTGGAGCAATGGGTAGGCCTGCATCATTTAAGGGGGAAGCGGATTTTCTTGGCAAAGGAGTAAGTTATTGTGCTACATGTGATGGAGCTTTTTATAAAAATAGAGAAGTTGCCGTTGTTGGCGTGAACAAGGAGGCAATTGAAGAAGCAACTGTTTTAACTAAATTTGCATCAACTGTCCATTGGATTACATCAAGTGATCCTAAATCGGATAATGAAGAAGCTATGGAATTAATGGATAATTCAAATATAAAACATTGGAGTAGAACAAGATTATTGGAAATATTGGGCGATGATATGGGTGTGAATGGTGTTGTTGTAAAAAATAAGCAAGAAGAAAATCCAATCAATTTAAATTTAGATGGTGTGTTTGTCTACATGAGTGGTTCTAAGCCGATTACTGATTTTTTAGGGGATCAAATTGCTTTAAAAGAAGACGGAGGAGTTATTGTGGATGACTTTATGTCTACCAACTCTGATGGAGTATGGGCGATTGGTGATATAAGAAACACACCATTTAAGCAGGCTGTAGTTGCGGCTTCTGATGGATGTATTGCTGCAATGTCAATAGATAGATATTTAAATAGTAGAAAGAATATAAGAGTAGATTGGATTCATTCTTAAAAATAAAAATTTCTTCTTAAATTTAAAGGGGTGTTGCTTCAGAAATATAAGCGACTCCTCCGTAGTAGCTTAAATCGTCTCTGATGTTATCTCTCATTTTATCTATTAATTCTTGCTCACAAAAAACAATCACATGAGCATTTGCTCCTAATCCTGTAAATTCCATATCTTCAGTAACAACTCGTTCAGGACCTCTGCCTGTGGCGTGTTTCATAACTGTATATCCTGGAACATTAGCTTTTTCTAATGTTTTAATGATTGCATCTAGTTCTCTTTCACTAAATATCAAGTCTAATCTTTTCATTTTATAGAGGGGAAAGTGGGATAATGGTACTTACTAAACTCATATATATGGGAATGCCGAGAACTATATTGAATGGGAAAGTTAGACCTAGTGTTGTCGAAATATAATAACTAGATTTAGCCTCTGGAACTGTCATCCTCATCGCTGCAGGAACTGCTAGATAAGAGGCGCTTGCACATAAAACCACAAATAAAAGTGCGTTGCCAGGTCCTAAAGATAAAAATCTTGCAATGAAAACACCAATAAATGCATTAAATAAAGGCATAAAAATAGCAAAGCCAATCAAGAACGAACCCGCACTCTTCAGTCTTGGCAATCTTTGAGCAGCGACTATTCCCATATCTAACAAGAAGAAGCATTCTGCTCCATAGAATAATTGTCCAGTAAAAGGCTCCATTTTTGTTATCCCTGAGGGATTACTGGAAGCAGTCAGAAATCCTACTATTAAGCTTGAAAGC
Coding sequences within it:
- a CDS encoding NAD(P)/FAD-dependent oxidoreductase, producing MEIIESDVVIIGGGPAGCTCALYTSRSNLKTVILDKNPSVGALAITHQIANYPGVSVDMSGEKLLTLMREQAVQYGTDYRRAQVFGIDASGEWKMVYTPEGTFKAKALVLASGAMGRPASFKGEADFLGKGVSYCATCDGAFYKNREVAVVGVNKEAIEEATVLTKFASTVHWITSSDPKSDNEEAMELMDNSNIKHWSRTRLLEILGDDMGVNGVVVKNKQEENPINLNLDGVFVYMSGSKPITDFLGDQIALKEDGGVIVDDFMSTNSDGVWAIGDIRNTPFKQAVVAASDGCIAAMSIDRYLNSRKNIRVDWIHS
- a CDS encoding P-II family nitrogen regulator, translating into MKRLDLIFSERELDAIIKTLEKANVPGYTVMKHATGRGPERVVTEDMEFTGLGANAHVIVFCEQELIDKMRDNIRDDLSYYGGVAYISEATPL